A single genomic interval of Deferribacterota bacterium harbors:
- a CDS encoding FAD-dependent oxidoreductase, with protein MDLYYGYFRNRLYDNRFKKDLEKPPIQLEYTFIKGTPTVFINWDGFLVFNKDANIIKAFYKFMDVVSSKGCCGRCFPGKFGTFILKELLLDVINGQLEKISFVKELSNTIYYSSKCTNAPTAVYPLIQLLKYFEDEVKKTAGYKNNNVDFIIHQTAPCTAACPAHIKIPEFIEMIKDYEPIESLKIIRENMPLAGVCGRVCPHPCEKNCRRGLIEDPVNIMVLKRFAWDYTYYHNKELNEEINGENKNKRVAIIGAGPAGLSAAYYLLKMGYSVKIYEMLPLLGGMTAVGIPAFRQPRDLLKKEIDDIVRMGAEIEHKRVGIDISFNDVAKSFDATLIAAGAFKSRTMGVEGEDKGYEGLLKSGIDFLREVSLKGTAKIGKKVVVVGGGNTAIDCARTAVRLGAESVHIAYRRSRKEMPAEDYEVNYSIEEGIKLNFLVAPVKILTEKNRVVGLECVKMRLTEPDESGRRRPVPIEGSNFIIECDTIIPAIGQYPNLDFLDEKDGVGVTKWNTIKTEENLFMSSKKGIFAAGDCQFGPDTVVRAVGEGRMAAIQIDRYIRSGAPYLTDEEKLEQLIYKNNLAFNKDEKVEEPKAIDRLEPYMLDPEVRKKTFEEAEKPYTERQAYLESTRCLRCVRMAMLALEQNKK; from the coding sequence TTGGATTTATATTACGGCTATTTTAGGAATAGATTATATGATAATAGGTTTAAGAAAGATTTAGAGAAACCACCAATACAGTTGGAGTATACTTTTATAAAAGGCACCCCAACAGTCTTTATCAATTGGGACGGTTTTTTAGTCTTTAATAAAGATGCAAATATTATTAAAGCATTCTATAAATTTATGGATGTAGTAAGCTCAAAAGGTTGTTGTGGAAGATGTTTTCCTGGTAAATTTGGTACCTTTATTTTAAAGGAGTTATTATTAGATGTAATAAATGGACAGTTAGAAAAAATAAGCTTTGTTAAAGAACTATCTAATACAATATATTATTCATCAAAATGCACTAATGCTCCCACAGCGGTTTATCCATTGATTCAACTATTAAAATATTTTGAGGATGAAGTAAAAAAAACTGCGGGTTATAAAAATAACAATGTAGATTTTATTATTCACCAAACTGCTCCGTGCACTGCGGCGTGTCCTGCACATATAAAAATCCCTGAATTTATAGAAATGATAAAGGATTATGAACCTATTGAATCATTGAAAATAATAAGAGAAAATATGCCCTTGGCTGGTGTTTGTGGAAGGGTGTGCCCTCATCCATGTGAAAAAAATTGTAGACGTGGTTTAATAGAGGATCCTGTAAATATAATGGTGCTAAAGAGGTTTGCATGGGATTATACGTATTATCATAATAAAGAATTGAATGAAGAGATAAATGGAGAAAATAAAAATAAAAGAGTTGCTATAATTGGAGCTGGCCCAGCAGGTTTATCGGCGGCTTATTATTTGTTAAAAATGGGATATAGTGTCAAGATATATGAGATGTTACCATTGTTAGGTGGGATGACAGCTGTTGGAATACCTGCTTTTAGGCAACCCCGCGATTTATTAAAAAAGGAAATAGATGATATTGTAAGGATGGGCGCTGAGATTGAACATAAAAGAGTTGGTATTGATATATCATTTAATGATGTTGCGAAATCCTTTGATGCTACACTTATTGCTGCAGGGGCCTTCAAATCGAGGACTATGGGTGTAGAGGGTGAAGATAAAGGTTATGAAGGATTATTAAAATCGGGTATAGATTTTTTGAGAGAGGTTTCCCTAAAGGGCACAGCTAAGATAGGTAAAAAGGTTGTAGTTGTTGGTGGTGGTAATACAGCTATAGATTGCGCAAGAACAGCTGTTAGGCTTGGTGCTGAAAGTGTTCATATAGCTTATAGGAGATCAAGAAAAGAGATGCCTGCTGAAGATTATGAAGTTAATTATTCTATTGAGGAAGGTATAAAATTAAATTTTCTTGTTGCCCCTGTAAAAATCTTAACAGAAAAAAACAGGGTCGTAGGCTTAGAGTGTGTTAAAATGAGATTGACTGAACCAGATGAAAGCGGTAGAAGGAGACCAGTGCCAATTGAGGGGTCAAATTTTATTATTGAATGCGATACTATTATACCAGCAATTGGTCAATATCCTAACCTAGATTTCTTAGATGAAAAAGATGGTGTGGGGGTAACAAAATGGAATACGATAAAAACTGAAGAAAATCTTTTTATGAGTAGCAAAAAGGGTATTTTTGCAGCTGGTGATTGCCAGTTTGGACCTGATACAGTTGTAAGAGCTGTTGGTGAAGGCAGAATGGCGGCAATCCAAATAGATAGATACATAAGAAGTGGTGCCCCTTACCTAACAGATGAGGAAAAACTAGAACAGTTAATATATAAAAATAATCTTGCCTTTAATAAAGATGAGAAGGTGGAAGAACCAAAGGCAATCGACAGGCTTGAGCCATATATGCTAGATCCTGAGGTTAGAAAAAAGACATTTGAGGAAGCTGAAAAACCTTATACTGAAAGGCAGGCCTATTTAGAATCTACAAGATGTCTTAGATGTGTAAGAATGGCAATGTTGGCTTTAGAACAGAATAAAAAATGA
- a CDS encoding YifB family Mg chelatase-like AAA ATPase, with the protein MFSRVKTAHVVGIDGILIDVEVYVASRGIPSFNIVGLADNSIKESKERVKASLSNIKYNIFSNPITVNLAPADIKKEGTHFDLPIAIALLSAFNSFQVNMLDFLLLGELSLDGKIRGVNGALPMAIEASKNGFKNIILPKENVSEVKYIESVNIYPFLHISSLLAFLKGVNTVNPVKGEKFINLLNTKYKGPDFREVSNQKFAKRCVEIAAAGMHNILMVGSPGSGKTMIAKRLPGILPDLEFNEALETTKIHSVAGILRKKRGLIIKRPFISPHHTSSDVAIIGGTKSAAPGLVSLAHNGVLFLDEFLEFKRSVLEVLRQPLEEGIVTISRAGKTVTYPSTFILVAACNPCPCGFLWSKKRECRCSESQIVKYQSRLSGPLIDRIDMHVKMEEIEFSEFKGNCKEESSEEIKKRVIRAHQIQKERHRDYPFKYNAHVDDKHINSLIQIDGKIYDLLDKLCDRYGLSARSINKILKVARTIADLNEEDSIKDNHLLEASKYRFLDTMNI; encoded by the coding sequence ATGTTTTCTAGGGTAAAAACAGCCCATGTCGTTGGTATAGATGGGATATTAATTGATGTTGAGGTATATGTTGCCTCAAGAGGTATACCTTCCTTTAATATAGTTGGGCTTGCTGATAATTCTATAAAAGAGAGTAAGGAGAGGGTTAAAGCCTCTCTTAGTAATATAAAATATAATATTTTTTCTAATCCAATTACAGTTAATCTAGCGCCTGCTGATATAAAAAAAGAGGGGACTCATTTTGATCTCCCTATTGCTATAGCCTTATTATCTGCATTTAATTCGTTTCAGGTTAATATGTTAGATTTTTTATTATTAGGCGAATTATCTCTAGATGGCAAAATCAGAGGGGTCAATGGTGCTCTTCCAATGGCAATAGAAGCATCAAAGAATGGGTTTAAGAATATAATATTACCTAAAGAGAATGTATCAGAGGTTAAATATATAGAAAGTGTTAATATTTATCCTTTTTTGCATATTTCATCATTATTAGCTTTTCTTAAGGGCGTTAACACTGTTAACCCAGTTAAAGGTGAAAAGTTCATAAATTTATTAAATACAAAATATAAAGGACCTGATTTTAGGGAGGTATCAAATCAGAAATTTGCTAAAAGATGTGTAGAGATTGCAGCAGCTGGCATGCATAATATTCTTATGGTAGGCTCTCCTGGTAGCGGTAAGACTATGATTGCCAAAAGGTTGCCAGGAATTTTGCCTGATCTTGAATTTAACGAGGCATTGGAGACAACTAAAATCCATTCAGTGGCTGGTATCTTAAGGAAAAAGAGGGGTTTGATTATAAAAAGACCATTTATAAGTCCTCATCATACCTCAAGTGATGTAGCTATAATTGGTGGGACAAAATCTGCAGCCCCTGGGCTTGTAAGCCTAGCGCATAACGGGGTATTATTTTTAGATGAATTTTTAGAATTTAAAAGGAGTGTTTTAGAAGTATTAAGACAACCTTTAGAAGAAGGTATTGTTACAATATCAAGAGCAGGTAAGACAGTTACTTATCCTTCAACTTTTATTCTCGTTGCAGCTTGCAATCCATGTCCATGTGGATTTCTTTGGAGTAAAAAAAGAGAATGTAGGTGTAGTGAATCCCAGATTGTTAAATATCAATCAAGATTGTCGGGGCCATTAATAGACCGCATCGATATGCATGTTAAGATGGAGGAGATAGAATTTTCAGAATTTAAGGGAAACTGCAAGGAAGAATCTTCAGAAGAGATAAAAAAAAGAGTGATTAGGGCTCATCAAATACAAAAAGAAAGACATAGGGACTATCCCTTTAAATATAATGCTCATGTTGATGATAAACATATAAATAGTTTAATACAGATTGATGGCAAGATCTATGATCTACTTGATAAATTATGTGATAGATATGGGCTATCAGCTCGCTCAATCAATAAAATATTAAAGGTTGCAAGGACAATTGCCGATTTAAACGAGGAAGATTCAATTAAGGATAACCATCTTTTAGAGGCATCAAAATACAGATTTTTAGACACAATGAATATCTAA